In Archocentrus centrarchus isolate MPI-CPG fArcCen1 chromosome 21, fArcCen1, whole genome shotgun sequence, the following are encoded in one genomic region:
- the ankrd50l gene encoding ankyrin repeat domain-containing protein 50: MCQKDPNETFKRAVLEPLLDLPPPAQTLMVVVDSLDVEYGPGYGAGTSGSIAELLASNHDRLPSWLLLVCSVRRHNKALCKKFSSFRKLCLDDLRKPPAVRDVQQYILSRLDEEAALRRQLTPDTADMLNLLHIKSGGCFLFLERVLDGVAAALVGLREIRDIPGTLNGLYLWLCQRLFPRGLFSYVRPLLSVILAAPRPLTPQQLFTAVWTQDTLSSLQDFESKLKTLSPLLINGPGGTKILFHASFTEWLTDVKYCTQKYLCSRTEGHSMLATSLTLQGPNLNIEETCQLATHLICSGHHKDKPAFLALWMLWAGVRTFNPTCSRTLATSLAQLPVSVSQDVAQLLMRSGLVSPAFFSGAEPSDAMHCLGEAGTNLQQGLEREVYIKKLLDSRISVNQLGSTDGQTLLASAAHEGSANLANLLLTRGSDPLISDHQGQTPLTLASRQGHVKVLSVLLEWAKSQDPKSSVQMMEHVDNEGWTALRAAAWGGHSEAVRLLLDAGADVDGCDSEGRTALRAAAWGGHEEVVLTLLDYGAQVDKADSKGRTPLIAAAYMGHHETVVILLDHNARVDLADGDGRTALSVAALCVSTAAGVKGFGEVASLLLERGADPGHRDHDGMTPLLLASYEGHEDVVELLLEAGADVDETAGPDGSVTAAAAVTPLLAAAAMGHMKTVSRLLFWGAAVDAIDCEGRTALCLAAARGSIDVVRTLLDRGLDENHKDDLGWTPLHAAACEGHRAICAVLTEQGSMARVGEMDIEGRTPLILAAQEGHWSTVKLLLDRRSPIDHRAYDGHSALSAALLEGHADVAELLMKRGADTDVRDAEGRPLLYILVLEGRLDMATLLIEKGGVPLESRDSEGRTALHVASWQGCVEIVDLLSKHGANPNAQDAEGRPPIHSVAWTGHAKVGYRLLEASGININLACHQGATALSIAAQEGHTNIVAMLLERGADPNHIDKYGRSPVKVAGKHGHFNIVRLLESYGAKPYLGVLPNSSTVSPSKSIVIPSLGILESNGGEVNAATSSSSVSSPGSTAERFHSMQSSQTSSTCHSLATVQTVPADSLSFIQQIQQHSLPRSRSRNSTLPPPGSSGMGSLHKRQPKGSPPPTVCTVTAMVHNYELPQKGLSSGLEYHDKISKQSSDLIKADRTTYTGGKWNSVMASLGIMPGQDQPLGAKNRESPPLGYPYRLQSPLQEEAWDAKPQKNILSPVCYSFTPIPPCSALPDDVMVTMTTTDPQLNLKRAIKLQFEGPTSVALHKRETPL, from the exons ATGTGCCAAAAGGACCCCAATGAGACCTTCAAGAG AGCAGTGTTGGAACCCCTGTTGGaccttcctcctcctgcccAGACTCTGATGGTAGTTGTGGACTCCCTGGATGTAGAATACGGGCCAGGTTACGGAGCTGGGACAAGTGGCTCGATTGCAGAGCTTTTGGCCTCCAATCATGACCGGCTGCCCAGCTGGCTGCTGCTCGTCTGCTCAGTCCGCCGACACAACAAAGCCCTGTGCAAGAAGTTCTCAA GTTTTCGTAAACTCTGTCTGGATGATCTGCGGAAGCCTCCGGCAGTCCGTGACGTGCAGCAGTACATCCTCTCTCGGCTGGATGAAGAAGCAGCACTTCGCCGTCAGCTCACCCCTGACACAGCTGACATGCTGAATCTTCTGCACATCAAAAGTGGCGGCTGCTTTCTCTTTCTTGAGCGTGTTCTGGATGGTGTGGCAGCTGCACTGGTGGGTCTGCGAGAGATCCGGGACATCCCCGGGACCCTCAACGGACTCTACCTGTGGCTGTGCCAGAGACTGTTCCCCCGAGGGCTCTTCAGCTATGTCAGGCCTCTCCTCAGTGTCATCTTGGCTGCGCCGAGGCCCCTCACACCCCAGCAGCTATTCACAGCAGTGTGGACTCAGGACACCTTATCAAGCCTTCAGGACTTCGAGAGCAAACTCAAaaccctctctcctctcttgaTCAATGGCCCTGGGGGCaccaaaatactttttcatgcaAGCTTTACAGAGTGGCTGACAGATGTTAAGTACTGCACACAGAAATATCTGTGCAGCAGAACAGAAGGTCATAGCATGCTCGCCACATCTCTGACTCTACAGGGACCCAACCTGAACATTGAGGAAACTTGCCAGCTAGCCACACACTTAATTTGCTCAGGTCACCATAAAGATAAACCCGCATTTTTGGCACTGTGGATGCTGTGGGCGGGTGTACGTACTTTTAATCCCACCTGCAGTAGAACACTTGCAACATCCTTAGCTCAGCTTCCTGTTTCAGTGAGTCAGGATGTTGCTCAGTTGTTAATGAGAAGTGGACTTGTTTCTCCAGCCTTTTTTTCTGGAGCAGAGCCAAGTGATGCAATGCATTGTTTGGGTGAAGCAGGAACTAATTTGCAACAGGGACTTGAAAGGGAGGTGTATATAAAGAAACTACTAGACAGTCGGATCTCTGTAAACCAGCTTGGTTCTACAGATGGACAGACTCTGCTTGCTAGTGCAGCCCATGAGGGTTCTGCGAATTTAGCTAATCTTCTTCTCACACGTGGGTCTGAtccattgatcagtgatcatcaGGGTCAAACACCACTGACTTTGGCCTCCAGGCAGGGTCATGTCAAAGTATTGTCTGTGTTACTGGAATGGGCCAAGAGTCAGGACCCAAAATCTTCAGTACAGATGATGGAGCATGTTGACAATGAAGGATGGACAGCGTTGCGCGCTGCAGCTTGGGGTGGACACAGTGAGGCTGTTCGACTGCTACTGGATGCAGGAGCAGATGTAGATGGATGTGACAGTGAGGGCCGGACTGCTCTTAGAGCTGCTGCATGGGGAGGTCATGAGGAAGTTGTCCTCACGCTATTGGACTATGGGGCACAAGTTGACAAAGCTGATAGCAAGGGCCGCACGCCACTTATTGCTGCTGCCTATATGGGACATCACGAAACAGTTGTGATATTGTTGGACCACAATGCACGAGTAGACTTAGCTGATGGAGATGGGCGCACTGCTCTGTCAGTTGCAGCCCTCTGTGTATCTACAGCTGCAGGGGTCAAAGGTTTTGGTGAGGTAGCAAGTCTGTTACTGGAGCGTGGAGCAGATCCGGGGCACAGAGACCATGATGGAATGACACCACTTCTTCTTGCATCCTATGAGGGTCATGAAGATGTAGTTGAGCTTTTGTTGGAAGCGGGTGCTGATGTAGATGAAACTGCTGGACCTGATGGCAGCGTCActgctgcggctgctgttactcCCCTATTGGCAGCTGCAGCAATGGGACACATGAAGACGGTGTCACGGCTGCTTTTCTGGGGAGCAGCTGTGGATGCCATTGATTGTGAAGGCAGGACGGCACTATGTCTAGCAGCAGCAAGAGGGAGCATAGACGTTGTCCGCACTTTGTTGGACCGAGGCCTGGATGAGAACCACAAAGATGACCTTGGCTGGACTCCACTGCACGCTGCTGCGTGTGAAGGCCATCGTGctatttgtgctgttttgacaGAACAAGGCAGCATGGCACGTGTTGGAGAGATGGACATTGAGGGACGCACCCCTCTTATACTGGCTGCCCAAGAAGGCCACTGGAGCACTGTTAAACTACTGTTGGACAGACGGTCTCCCATTGACCACAGGGCCTATGATGGGCATTCTGCCTTGAGTGCTGCCCTCCTGGAGGGCCATGCTGATGTTGCAGAACTGCTAATGAAGCGAGGAGCTGATACTGATGTCCGGGATGCAGAGGGACGTCCCTTGCTCTACATCCTAGTATTGGAGGGTCGCCTTGATATGGCTACTCTCCTAATAGAGAAAGGGGGTGTTCCTTTGGAGTCGCGAGATTCTGAGGGCCGCACAGCGCTCCATGTGGCTTCCTGGCAAGGATGTGTAGAGATTGTAGATCTACTTTCAAAACACGGGGCAAACCCCAATGCACAAGATGCAGAGGGGAGACCACCAATACATTCAGTGGCTTGGACAGGACATGCCAAGGTAGGGTATCGTCTCTTAGAAGCCAGTGGCATCAATATAAACCTTGCTTGCCATCAGGGGGCGACAGCTCTGAGCATTGCTGCCCAGGAGGGACACACCAACATTGTTGCAATGCTTCTTGAAAGAGGGGCAGATCCCAATCACATTGATAAATATGGCCGCAGTCCAGTCAAAGTGGCAGGGAAacatggacattttaacattgtCAGGCTGTTGGAGAGCTATGGAGCCAAGCCATATCTAGGTGTGTTGCCTAACTCTAGTACTGTATCCCCTTCAAAATCCATTGTGATCCCGTCTTTAGGAATCTTAGAAAGTAATGGGGGTGAAGTAAATGCTGCAACCTCCTCGTCTTCAGTTTCATCTCCAGGCTCCACTGCAGAACGATTCCACTCCATGCAGAGCTCCCAGACCTCATCTACCTGCCACTCACTGGCCACGGTGCAGACAGTGCCAGCTGACAGCCTCAGCTTTATACAACAGATCCAACAGCACTCACTGCCCCGCAGTCGTAGCCGTAATTCCACTCTCCCTCCACCAGGGAGCTCAGGCATGGGCAGTCTACACAAGAGACAGCCCAAAGGTAGCCCGCCCCCTACTGTATGCACAGTCACTGCCATGGTGCACAATTACGAACTGCCTCAGAAAGGCCTGTCATCTGGACTTGAATATCATGACAAAATAAGCAAACAAAGCTCAGATTTAATAAAAGCAGACAGGACTACTTACACAGGCGGTAAATGGAACTCAGTAATGGCTTCACTGGGGATAATGCCAGGGCAGGACCAACCCCTAGGTGCTAAAAACCGAGAGAGCCCTCCTCTCGGATACCCGTATAGGCTTCAGAGCCCACTTCAAGAGGAGGCTTGGGATGCTAAACCCCAGAAGAACATTTTGTCACCTGTTTGCTACAGTTTTACCCCCATCCCACCTTGTAGTGCCTTACCAGATGATGTAATGGTCACTATGACAACCACAGACCCACAGCTTAATCTCAAACGGGCCATCAAACTGCAGTTTGAGGGTCCCACCAGTGTAGCCTTACACAAGAGAGAAACACCTCTGTGA
- the hpxa gene encoding hemopexin has protein sequence MKLSCILLLSLALGWAHSQGQGHPPGHAHPPGHAHPPGHAHPPGHEHPPGHVLPPGHGKQGLPPEFAHGHASHVPDRCKGLEMDAVAVNEEGIPYFFKGDHLFKGFHGHAELSNESFAELDDHHHLGHVDAAFRMHFEDSPNEHDRMFFFLDHKVFSYYKHKLEDGYPKDISEVFPGIPDHLDAAVECPKPECDEDSVIFFKGDDIYHYNVRTKAVEEKEFKSMPNCTSAFRFMEHYYCFHGHMFSKFDPKTGDVHGKYPKEARDYFMRCSKFSDDSDHVERERCSRVHLDAITSDDAGNIYAFRGHHFLRKFENDTLVSDTIENDFKELHSEVDAVFSYENHLYMIKDDHLFVYRVGEPHTHLDGYPKPVKEELGIEGPIDAAFVCEDHHIAHIIQGNHIYDVELKATPRTAGNKRPIALFKKVDAAMCGPGGVKVFVGNHYYHFNSTMLFVAGRALPEQHKVSLELFGCDH, from the exons ATGAAGCTTTCCTGCATCCTTCTTCTCTCCCTGGCCCTGGGATGGGCTCATTC GCAAGGACAAGGACATCCACCTGGACATGCACATCCACCTGGACATGCACATCCACCTGGACATGCACATCCCCCTGGACATGAACATCCCCCTGGACATGTACTCCCACCTGGACATGGAAAGCAAGGCCTTCCACCAGAATTTGCACACGGGCATGCATCAC ATGTCCCTGACCGCTGTAAAGGTCTTGAGATGGATGCTGTTGCAGTGAATGAGGAGGGAATCCCATACTTTTTCAAGG GTGACCATTTATTCAAGGGCTTTCATGGCCATGCTGAGCTTTCCAATGAGTCTTTTGCTGAGTTGGATGACCATCATCACCTGGGCCATGTGGACGCTGCTTTCCGCATGCACTTTGAAGACAGCCCCAATGAACACGACCGCATGTTCTTCTTCTTG GACCACAAGGTGTTCAGCTATTACAAGCACAAGCTGGAGGATGGCTACCCCAAGGACATCTCTGAAGTCTTCCCCGGAATCCCTGACCACCTGGATGCTGCTGTGGAATGCCCCAAGCCAGAGTGCGACGAAGACTCCGTTATCTTCTTCAAAG GGGACGACATCTACCACTACAATGTCAGAACCAAGGCTGTAGAGGAGAAAGAGTTCAAGTCCATGCCAAACTGCACATCTGCTTTCCGCTTTATGGAGCACTACTACTGCTTCCATGGACACATGTTCTCCAAATTCGATCCAAAGACTGGCGACGTGCACGGCAAATACCCCAAAGAGGCACGTGACTACTTCATGAGGTGCTCCAAGTTCA GTGATGACAGTGACCATGTGGAGAGAGAGCGATGCAGCCGTGTCCACCTGGATGCCATCACTTCAGATGACGCTGGAAACATATATGCCTTTAGAG GCCACCACTTCCTCCGTAAATTTGAAAACGACACACTGGTCAGTGACACCATCGAGAATGATTTCAAGGAGCTGCACAGTGAGGTGGATGCTGTTTTCTCTTATGAGAATCATCTTTACATGATCAAG gaTGACCATTTGTTTGTCTACAGAGTCGGTGAGCCCCACACCCACCTGGATGGTTACCCCAAGCCTGTGAAAGAGGAGCTGGGCATTGAGGGCCCCATTGATGCCGCATTCGTCTGCGAGGATCACCACATTGCTCACATCATCCAAG GTAATCACATCTATGATGTTGAGTTGAAAGCCACCCCCCGTACTGCAGGCAACAAGCGTCCAATCGCACTCTTCAAGAAGGTTGATGCTGCCATGTGCGGTCCTGGAGGAGTTAAAGTGTTTGTAGGAAATCACTACTACCACTTTAACAGCACCATGTTGTTTGTTGCTGGTAGGGCCCTGCCTGAGCAGCACAAAGTGTCTCTGGAGCTCTTTGGCTGTGATCACTAA